TCGCCTGTTGACAGAGTTTTTATCACGGCTTCTTTATTCATGTAGGCCATCATTAAAACCTCGCCACTGTTTGTGTCCTGTACAATGGCAGGAATAAGCCCGGCTTCATCGAATTTAAGCTTGTCCACGTTAAATTGCATGCATTTTGCCCCCATTTAGCTTCAATAATTAGTGTAAATCAGTATTTGCCGCCGGCATTCTTACCGGTATTTGATGTGAAAGCAAATACTTTTTGGTTTCTTCCATGGTATATTCTCTAAAGTGGAATATGGATGCGGCCAACGCTGCACTGGCTTCACCGGCGGTCAGTCCATCTTTAATATGTTCCAGGTTGCCTACACCGCCCGAAGCGATAACAGGAATATTCACTGCACGAGCTACGTTCCTCGTCAATGGAATATCAAAACCGGATTTTGTCCCATCCCGGTCCATACTAGTGAGCAGTATTTCCCCTGCCCCTAATTGCTCTACCCGGTGTGCCCATTCAATGACATCTATTCCCGTGATTTTCCGGCCTCCGTGGGTATATACTTCCCATTTGTCTTGGCCCACCCGGCGGGCGTCGATAGCTACCACTATACATTGGCTTCCGAATCGAATTGATGCATCACTGATAATATCAGGATTTTTTACGGCGGCAGTATTGATCGACACCTTATCGGCACCAGCGTTCAGGGTAACTCTTATATCCTCCAGGGTGCTAATGCCGCCGCCCACAGTATAAGGAATAAATACCTCTGCCGCGGTACGGTAAACCATATCCAGAGTTGTTTTTCTGTTTTCATGCGAGGCAGTAATATCTAAGAATATCAGTTCATCCGCTCCTTGCTGGTCGTACAAAGCAGCTAATTCCACCGGGTCTCCGGCATCACGAAGGTTAACAAAATTAGTACCTTTGACCACCCTACCGCCGGCAACATCCAGGCAGGGTATGATTCTTTTCGTTAACATATGTGCGCCCTTTCGCTGCTGGCGATGGTCAGTGCTTCTTCAAGATCTACGGTTCCAGCATAAAGAGCCTTACCGACAATAACTCCTTCTACGCCCAGGTTTTCCATTTCTTTAAGCGAATGAATATCCTTGATAGTGGATATACCCCCGGAGGCTATTAGTTTTAAGTTAGTGGATTCAGCAATGTCCTTGATGGCCTCTAAATTAGGCCCCTTTAGGGTGCCATCCCGCCATATATCCGTAAAAATAATGCGCTGTATGCCTTTTTGTTTCATCTCTAATGCTAAATCCACAGCTTCTTTTTCGGCGGTTAAACCCCATCCTTCAATAGCCACCTTACCGTTTCTGGCGTCAAGCCCTAAAACGATACGCTCACCGTGCCGATTACAGATTTCCTCAACCAAATCTGGATTCAGTATTGCTACTGTTCCCAGTATCACGCGGGAAGCGCCCAGTTCCAGGAGTTTATCAACGGTTCCAATATCCCTGATACCCCCTCCAATTTGTACGGGGATATTAACTGAATTAATTATTTCGCTGATTACATCCAGGTTTTTAGGTGTTCCGGTAAATGCTCCGTCCAAATCAACAACGTGCAGGCACTCTGCACCCATTTTCTCCCAAAGCTTTGCTACGGTTGCGGGTTCATCAGAATAAACTGTCTCTCTGTCCAGTCTTCCTTCTACCAAGCGCACGCATTTCCCAGCCCGCAGGTCTATTGCCGGGATTATTAACATTTTGCCACCAACCCCCCAAAGTTTCGCAAAATACGCAGGCCCAAGACACTGCTTTTTTCCGGGTGAAACTGTATGCCAAAAATATTATCTCTTCCAACTATGGAAGCAAATTTAATACCATAATCGGTACGACCAATAATTATTTCCTGATCCTCAGGATCTACATAGTATGAATGGACAAAGTAAAATGCAGATTGATCAGGTATATCTTTCAGCAGTTGAGTAGGCTTAGCAGCCTCTACTTGGTTCCATCCCATATGTGGAATTATTTGCCCCGGCGGGAGGCGGCGAACCTTGCCCGGGAAAATGCCCAGTCCTTCAGTTATGCCCCATTCCTCGCTGGTTGTAAAAAGAAGCTGCTGCCCGAGACAAAGACCAAGCAGAGGCTTATGCTGGTGGCATGCCTCTAAAATTACTTGATCCATGCCTGAAGTGCGCAGATTTGACATGGCATCGCCAAAAGCACCGACACCCGGAATAACTAAGGCGGACGCCTTTCTTGCCGCATCGGGGTCATGGCTGATTACTGCAGAATAACCACATTTCTCAAATCCTTTTTTTACGCTGCGCAGGTTGCCCATACCGTAATCAATGATAGTGATCAAAATTTATAACCTACTTTCATGCCTTGAAACCAGGCTGGAGAATCTCTTACGCTAGTTGACCGGCGTGTTCATTATAAATTTTTTTTTAGGATAATCTTCTTTACAGTATTCCTTTAGTGGACGGTATCCCGTTTTGCTGGCCTAATTTTGTTGCTTGACTGAGTGACCGTCCCAATCCTTTAAATATGCCTTCTATGATATGATGACAATTCCTTCCCGCAAGTTTTTTTACGTGCAGGGTTATTTTTGCATTCTGGGCAAAAGCCCGCAAAAACTCTTCTACTAATTCGATATCAAAATTGCCTACCTGCATGGATGGAAACTCCACGTCATAAGCTAGAAAAGCTCTGCCGCTTATGTCAGCGGCGATTAAAACCAGTGCTTCATCCATGGGTGTTATGGAGTGCCCGTAGCGGCATATACCCTTTTTATTCTCTAGACAGCTGTCAATAGCCTTTCCCATACAAATTCCTATATCTTCCACAGTGTGGTGGTAATCAATATGTATATCGCCCCTGGCCTGTAAATTCAAGTCAAAATTACTATGTTTGGCAAACAAGCTCAGCATGTGGTCGAGGAAAGGGACACTTGAATCTACATTGTATTTTCCGGTGCCGTCCAAATCCAAGCCTATCGATATTTGGGTTTCGGTTGTATTGCGGTTAATTTCTGCTATGCGCTTTTCGCTCAATTCCATGCACCCCATTTCACAGGAAAAAAAAGAAATTACCCCACCACGTTAAGTAAGGATTCTAAGAAGGTTTTATTTTCATCATCTGTACCTACAGATACACGCAAATAGTTTTCC
The genomic region above belongs to Bacillota bacterium and contains:
- the hisF gene encoding imidazole glycerol phosphate synthase subunit HisF, whose protein sequence is MLTKRIIPCLDVAGGRVVKGTNFVNLRDAGDPVELAALYDQQGADELIFLDITASHENRKTTLDMVYRTAAEVFIPYTVGGGISTLEDIRVTLNAGADKVSINTAAVKNPDIISDASIRFGSQCIVVAIDARRVGQDKWEVYTHGGRKITGIDVIEWAHRVEQLGAGEILLTSMDRDGTKSGFDIPLTRNVARAVNIPVIASGGVGNLEHIKDGLTAGEASAALAASIFHFREYTMEETKKYLLSHQIPVRMPAANTDLH
- the hisA gene encoding 1-(5-phosphoribosyl)-5-[(5-phosphoribosylamino)methylideneamino]imidazole-4-carboxamide isomerase — encoded protein: MLIIPAIDLRAGKCVRLVEGRLDRETVYSDEPATVAKLWEKMGAECLHVVDLDGAFTGTPKNLDVISEIINSVNIPVQIGGGIRDIGTVDKLLELGASRVILGTVAILNPDLVEEICNRHGERIVLGLDARNGKVAIEGWGLTAEKEAVDLALEMKQKGIQRIIFTDIWRDGTLKGPNLEAIKDIAESTNLKLIASGGISTIKDIHSLKEMENLGVEGVIVGKALYAGTVDLEEALTIASSERAHIC
- the hisH gene encoding imidazole glycerol phosphate synthase subunit HisH — encoded protein: MITIIDYGMGNLRSVKKGFEKCGYSAVISHDPDAARKASALVIPGVGAFGDAMSNLRTSGMDQVILEACHQHKPLLGLCLGQQLLFTTSEEWGITEGLGIFPGKVRRLPPGQIIPHMGWNQVEAAKPTQLLKDIPDQSAFYFVHSYYVDPEDQEIIIGRTDYGIKFASIVGRDNIFGIQFHPEKSSVLGLRILRNFGGLVAKC
- the hisB gene encoding imidazoleglycerol-phosphate dehydratase HisB, whose translation is MGCMELSEKRIAEINRNTTETQISIGLDLDGTGKYNVDSSVPFLDHMLSLFAKHSNFDLNLQARGDIHIDYHHTVEDIGICMGKAIDSCLENKKGICRYGHSITPMDEALVLIAADISGRAFLAYDVEFPSMQVGNFDIELVEEFLRAFAQNAKITLHVKKLAGRNCHHIIEGIFKGLGRSLSQATKLGQQNGIPSTKGIL